Proteins from a genomic interval of Yarrowia lipolytica chromosome 1E, complete sequence:
- a CDS encoding uncharacterized protein (Compare to YALI0E22880g, weakly similar to uniprot|P50946 Saccharomyces cerevisiae YNL099c): MQLVNTFNLNLATAIHTRTAPKQHSGHLMPSTPFSSPIQQNAVLAAPPFDSNIPLAVPGLVRNPSHMHRTSIVEELERHQQDQKADQEPGSVSDASNSALQESSDPRLSTTDNTNTPEINVNDQQQEQQVASGEDTDPPSPRMKTIVKPPPIKVVPPLNFGPVERNLYRSGQPEPISFPFLEKLRLRTILWLAVEDPSDNFLAFADDHEIVVHHLGLVTEGTNPWDQLTESSIVAALQIIMDRDSYPLLVCCGMGRHRTGTIVGCLRRLQGWNLASVSEEYRRYAGSRGGRALIELHIEAFDTSRIIVYPESAPEWCSS; encoded by the coding sequence ATGCAGTTGGTGAACACCTTCAACCTTAACCTGGCTACAGCCATTCATACCAGAACAGCACCAAAACAGCACAGCGGACACCTAATGCCATCCACGCCGTTTTCGTCGCCTATACAACAAAATGCCGTGCTAGCCGCCCCGCCGTTCGATAGCAACATCCCCCTTGCGGTGCCGGGGCTCGTCCGAAACCCTTCCCATATGCACCGAACCAGCATTGTGGAAGAGCTGGAACGTCACCAGCAGGACCAAAAGGCGGATCAGGAGCCTGGCTCTGTGTCCGATGCGAGCAATTCCGCTCTGCAGGAGTCCTCCGATCCTCGGCTCTCCACCACAGACAACACAAATACTCCCGAAATCAACGTCAACGATCAGCAACAGGAACAGCAGGTtgcttctggagaagacaccGACCCTCCCAGCCCACGCATGAAGACCATCGTCAAGCCGCCGCCCATTAAGGTGGTGCCCCCGCTCAACTTTGGGCCAGTGGAGCGAAACCTGTACCGGTCTGGACAGCCCGAGCCCATCTCTTTCCCATTCCTTGAGAAGCTACGTCTCAGAACGATTCTGTGGCTGGCCGTCGAGGACCCCAGCGACAACTTTCTGGCATTCGCAGACGACCACGAGATTGTCGTGCACCACCTGGGACTGGTCACCGAAGGAACCAACCCTTGGGATCAGCTAACGGAGTCGTCCATCGTGGCAGCCCTGCAAATCATCATGGACAGAGACTCGTATCCTTTGCTGGTGTGCTGTGGAATGGGCCGCCATCGTACAGGAACAATCGTGGGCTGTCTGCGACGACTGCAGGGATGGAACTTGGCCAGTGTCAGTGAAGAATACCGACGATACGCGGGATCTCGAGGAGGTCGAGCTCTCATCGAGCTACACATTGAGGCGTTTGACACGTCGCGGATCATTGTGTATCCAGAAAGCGCTCCCGAGTGGTGTTCTTCGTAG
- a CDS encoding uncharacterized protein (Compare to YALI0E22902g, similar to Saccharomyces cerevisiae TRS33 (YOR115C); ancestral locus Anc_2.160, some similarities with uniprot|Q99394 Saccharomyces cerevisiae YOR115c Trs33p TRAPP subunit of 33 kDa involved in targeting and fusion of ER to golgi transport vesicles), which translates to MATPRQSLSADEGMVSSTALELLLAEVVPAALRVSQELTEPEEGSKMAPFGYLVDSESHLDNVYFRVEGYGYRVGRGIAESFSNERPHFADTLDMMKFICKDVWLLLYNKQVDHLKTNHRGTFVFVENQFRGCQRMSAKGGQVETMKGATPYLWFPVGVIRGVLAALGIQADVTFETTQLPVVYFNIHVVQ; encoded by the coding sequence atggcAACACCTCGACAGTCATTATCGGCCGACGAGGGCATGGTTTCGAGCACAGcactggagctgctgctggcagAAGTGGTCCCTGCAGCTCTCCGAGTGTCGCAAGAATTGACAGAGCCGGAAGAGGGCTCCAAAATGGCTCCGTTTGGATACTTGGTGGACTCGGAAAGCCACTTGGACAACGTGTACTTCCGGGTGGAGGGATACGGATACCGTGTGGGACGGGGCATCGCCGAGAGCTTCTCCAACGAACGACCACACTTTGCAGATACGCTGGACATGATGAAGTTCATCTGCAAAGACGTGTGGCTGTTGCTGTACAACAAGCAGGTGGACCATCTCAAAACCAACCACAGAGGCacgtttgtgtttgtggagaaCCAATTTCGAGGCTGTCAACGCATGAGTGCCAAGGGAGGCCAGGTCGAGACCATGAAGGGGGCTACTCCGTACCTGTGGTTCCCCGTGGGTGTCATTAGAGGAGTTCTGGCCGCTCTGGGAATCCAGGCCGACGTGACGTTTGAGACCACTCAGTTGCCGGTGGTCTACTTCAACATTCACGTTGTGCAGTGA
- a CDS encoding uncharacterized protein (Compare to YALI0E22913g, similar to Saccharomyces cerevisiae STE14 (YDR410C); ancestral locus Anc_5.510, weakly similar to uniprot|P32584 Saccharomyces cerevisiae YDR410c STE14 farnesyl cysteine carboxyl- methyltransferase) yields MRCVLIRQRQYQALGSGMRGARLGVAHTETLPCTDIVLELLSCPFSDQILTQDGNKKRATYARGENRNSYIMDHATTADGNLTATPSQLLDKMIPPKDQPTIDSTVYEDGGGDVWDTIIKETERKSQDIDQEQIPDLVYDTPIASSGSSGRFKIHRESLRPDHVPDYFPTDNPLDWIALSAMLLGIVMGSCFLAAFYVDFYQLPFYLGSLALFHFLEYYITARYNTPKVSYESYLFRNGAAYHIAHVVSLAESLIEYYFFPNLQNRSDVRIISACGIVVMIIGQLARSLAMIHGATNFSHRIVQRKTQEHTLVTTGIYSLLRHPSYFGFFYWALGTQMLLFNSVGFAAFFVVLWAFFRERIDFEEQFLVSFFGQEYEDYRNKVGTGLIGI; encoded by the coding sequence ATGCGGTGTGTGCTAATTAGGCAACGTCAATATCAAGCACTCGGCTCTGGTATGCGTGGTGCAAGGTTGGGAGTCGCGCATACTGAAACTTTGCCTTGCACTGATATTGTACTAGAGCTATTGAGCTGTCCCTTCTCGGATCAGATCCTGACACAAGAcggaaacaaaaaaagagcgACATATGCGCGAGGGGAGAATCGCAACAGCTATATAATGGACCATGCCACGACCGCAGACGGCAACCTCACCGCCACACCAAGTCAACTACTCGACAAGATGATTCCACCCAAAGACCAACCTACCATCGACTCTACGGTCtatgaagatggaggaggagacgtGTGGGacaccatcatcaaggaAACAGAGAGGAAATCACAAGATATTGACCAGGAACAAATTCCTGACCTCGTCTACGACACGCCAATCGCTTCAAGTGGCTCCTCAGGCAGATTCAAGATCCACAGAGAATCACTGCGCCCAGATCACGTGCCTGATTACTTTCCTACAGACAATCCTCTGGACTGGATTGCGTTGTCAGCAATGTTACTCGGAATTGTCATGGGCTCCTGTTTCCTAGCTGCCTTCTACGTCGACTTCTACCAACTGCCCTTCTACCTGGGTTCTCTGGCTCTCTTCCACTTTCTGGAATACTACATCACAGCGCGCTACAACACCCCCAAGGTATCCTATGAGAGCTACCTGTTTCGAAATGGAGCAGCCTACCACATTGCGCATGTTGTTTCGCTCGCAGAGTCGCTGATCGAGTACTACTTCTTCCCCAACCTACAGAACCGAAGCGATGTGCGTATCATCAGCGCCTGCGGAATCGTGGTAATGATCATTGGGCAGCTGGCTCGCTCGCTAGCAATGATCCACGGAGCCACAAACTTCTCCCACAGAATCGTCCAGAGAAAGACCCAGGAGCATACACTTGTAACCACAGGTATCTACTCTCTGCTGCGTCACCCGTCCTACTTTGGCTTCTTCTACTGGGCCTTGGGCACTcagatgctgctgttcaacTCTGTGGGCTTTGCGGCCTTCTTTGTAGTTCTCTGGGCCTTTTTCCGGGAACGAATCGACTTTGAAGAGCAGTTTCTCGTCTCCTTCTTTGGCCAGGAGTATGAGGACTACAGAAACAAGGTGGGTACAGGTTTGATTGGCATTTGA
- a CDS encoding uncharacterized protein (Compare to YALI0E22935g, highly similar to uniprot|P32561 Saccharomyces cerevisiae YNL330c RPD3 histone deacetylase B), which yields MVFTQEPFDPITVKPNEKKRVAYFYDSDVGNYAYGAGHPMKPHRIRMAHSLIMNYGLYKHMEIYRAKPATKQEMCQFHTDEYVDFLSRVTPDNMEHFAKEQAKFNVGDDCPVFDGLFEFCGISGGGSMEGAARLNRGKCDIAINWAGGLHHAKKSEASGFCYLNDIVLGIIELLRYHPRVLYIDIDVHHGDGVEEAFYTTDRVMTCSFHKYGEFFPGTGELRDIGAGKGKNYAVNFPLRDGIDDTNYKNVFQPVIKAIMEWYQPTVVVLQCGGDSLSGDRLGCFNLSMQGHANCVNYVKSFGLPVLVVGGGGYTMRNVSRTWTFETGLLLNKMVGPDIPYNDYYEYYGPDYKLEVRPSNMQNANSPEYLDKILTQVLVNLGRTKFAPSVQMTDVPRDAPDDGDEEEDSAKAKDTKGGSQMAIDEQIEHPNEFYDDDNLEGGDAKDINNFKDKDVAMED from the coding sequence ATGGTATTTACGCAAGAGCCGTTTGACCCCATCACGGTCAAGCCCAACGAAAAAAAACGGGTGGCGTACTTCTACGACTCGGATGTCGGCAACTACGCCTACGGCGCCGGCCACCCCATGAAGCCCCACAGAATACGAATGGCCCACTCGCTCATCATGAACTACGGTCTCTACAAGCACATGGAGATCTACCGGGCCAAGCCTGCCACCAAGCAGGAAATGTGCCAGTTCCACACGGACGAGTACGTCGATTTCCTGTCGCGCGTCACTCCGGACAACATGGAGCACTTTGCTAAGGAGCAGGCAAAGTTCAACGTCGGAGACGATTGTCCCGTTTTCGACGGTCTGTTTGAATTCTGCGGAATTTCCGGCGGAGGATCTATGGAGGGAGCCGCCCGGCTTAACAGAGGCAAGTGTGATATTGCCATCAACTGGGCCGGAGGACTCCATCACGCAAAGAAATCCGAGGCGTCCGGATTCTGCTACCTCAACGACATTGTGCTGGGCATCATCGAGCTGCTCAGATACCACCCCCGAGTCCTGTACATTGATATCGACGTGCACCACGGAGACGGAGTTGAGGAGGCTTTTTACACCACGGACCGAGTCATGACGTGCTCGTTCCACAAGTACGGAGAGTTTTTCCCCGGTACAGGTGAGCTGCGGGACATCGGAGCCGGAAAGGGCAAAAACTACGCAGTCAACTTCCCGTTGCGAGACGGAATCGACGACACAAACTACAAAAACGTGTTCCAGCCCGTCATCAAGGCCATCATGGAGTGGTACCAGCCCACTGTCGTTGTCCTGCAATGCGGTGGTGACTCGCTGTCGGGTGACCGTCTTGGATGTTTCAACCTGTCCATGCAGGGTCATGCCAACTGCGTCAACTACGTCAAGTCCTTTGGTTTGCCGGTTCTGGTggtcggaggaggaggctacACAATGCGAAATGtgtcaaggacgtggaCTTTTGAGACCGGTCTGcttctcaacaagatggTGGGCCCGGATATCCCCTACAACGATTACTACGAATACTACGGACCCGACTATAAGCTCGAGGTGCGACCTTCTAACATGCAGAATGCCAACTCTCCCGAGTACCTGGACAAGATTCTCACCCAGGTGCTTGTCAACCTTGGTCGAACCAAGTTTGCACCTTCTGTGCAGATGACCGATGTGCCCCGAGACGCTCctgatgatggagatgaagaggaggactcggccaaggccaaggacaCTAAGGGCGGCTCCCAGATGGCCATTGACGAGCAGATTGAGCACCCCAACGAGTTTTACGACGACGATAACCTCGAGGGTGGAGATGCCAAGGACATCAACAacttcaaggacaaggatgTCGCCATGGAGGACTAA
- a CDS encoding uncharacterized protein (Compare to YALI0E22957g, similar to Saccharomyces cerevisiae HUT1 (YPL244C); ancestral locus Anc_6.272, similar to DEHA0F02662g Debaryomyces hansenii possible UDP-galactose transporter HUT1), whose product MSELRKRNQAAVADLSENIEVTETVELTEKKPETTKSTKGHIIDLIICVSGIYASFLTWAVLQERIATTPYGPDNKIFRASLVINTVQSFLAAAVGYAYLQYKQSRRAAKGLKKNTTVFDSMYTLKQLSLVALSQSLASPLSYTALKYVDYLTSILAKSCKLIPLMALQVTLYRRKFPAYKYAVVVLVTIGVSMFTIFHAAPKKASGAGSEHQLYGLGLLGISMLLDGLTNSTQDQIFRKNADITGPHVMCGLNLLTGVFTTVSLLTFSRPQLDTAIAFIRLHPEIMRDIVLFGLCGAVGQVFIFQTLEKFGSVVLVTVNVTRKMFSMLLSVVWFNHRLTLGQWAGVAAVFGGIGFEAWMKMKKN is encoded by the coding sequence ATGTCAGAGctcagaaaaagaaaccagGCTGCCGTCGCAGATCTGAGTGAAAATATCGAGGTCACAGAGACCGTTGAACTTACCGAAAAGAAACCCGAAACCACCAAATCAACCAAGGGACACATCATCGATCTCATCATATGTGTCTCGGGCATCTACGCGTCGTTTCTGACGTGGGCAGTGCTCCAGGAACGAATTGCCACCACACCATACGGTCCCGACAACAAAATCTTCCGAGCATCTCTCGTCATCAACACAGTCCAGTCGTTTCTGGCCGCTGCAGTGGGATACGCCTACCTGCAGTATAAACAGAGCCGCAGAGCAGCCAAGGGTCTAAAGAAGAACACCACGGTCTTCGACAGCATGTACACACTCAAACAGCTGTCGTTGGTGGCTCTCAGTCAGTCTTTGGCCTCTCCCTTGTCCTACACTGCTCTCAAATACGTCGACTACCTTACCTCCATTCTGGCCAAGAGTTGCAAGCTGATCCCACTCATGGCACTACAAGTGACTCTTTACCGACGCAAGTTCCCggcctacaagtacgctGTGGTTGTTCTTGTAACAATTGGTGTCTCCATGTTCACCATCTTCCATGCTGCTCCGAAGAAGGCCTCTGGTGCCGGATCTGAGCACCAGCTCTACGGTCTGGGTCTTCTTGGTATTAGTATGCTGCTTGACGGACTGACCAACTCCACCCAGGACCAAATCTTCCGAAAGAATGCAGATATTACAGGGCCCCATGTTATGTGTGGCCTCAACCTGCTCACTGGTGTTTTCACCACTGTGTCTCTGCTGACCTTCTCTCGTCCTCAGCTAGATACTGCGATCGCTTTCATCCGACTGCATCCCGAAATCATGCGAGACATCGTTCTGTTCGGTCTCTGTGGAGCTGTGGGCCAGgtcttcatcttccagaCCCTCGAGAAGTTTGGTTCTGTCGTGCTGGTGACCGTCAATGTGACCCGAAAGATGTTTtccatgctgctgtccGTTGTCTGGTTCAACCACCGGCTGACTCTCGGCCAGTGGGCTGGTGTAGCCGCTGTCTTTGGCGGTATTGGCTTCGAGGCCtggatgaagatgaagaagaactAG